A region of the Neosynechococcus sphagnicola sy1 genome:
ATTGCTGGACGTACTGGTGTTGGTAAGAGTACGCTTATTAACGCGGTCTTCCAAGGAAATTTTGCAACTACCGGCCAAGGTCGTCCCGTTACTCAAAACACGAGAGAAATCAAGAAAGAAGAAGTTCCACTTTCCATTTTTGATACTCGCGGACTCGAAATGGCAGAGTTTCACTGAAACATTAAGTGACCCTCAAGTGCCTGGTTAGTGAACGTGCGCGAAGTAGTGACTTAAATCAACATATTCATGTTGCCTGGATTTGTATAGCTGAAGATTCCCGACGTGTTGAACCTGCAGAAGAAGAACTTGTAAAAATGATGGCTGACCGAAATATACCTGTTATTGCTGTCATCATGAAGGCGAGATCTGATCAAGGGTTTCGGGCTATAGTTCTACAGATACTTCCACTCGTAATCAATGCTGTTCGAGTCCGAGCAATTGAGGAAGAACTTGATGAAGGTATTGTACTTCCTTCAATGGGGTTGCGTGATCTCGTAGACTTAACACTACAAGTTGTTCCAGAAGGCCGCAAGAGAGCCTTTACCGCAGCACAGAAAGTAGATATTGAAGTAAAAAAAACCACAATCTCAAGCGATAGTAGCGGGAGCAGCAGCTACTGCAGCATCAATAGCAGTAGCGCCAATTCCATTCTCTGATGCTGTTTTTATCGTGCCAATTCAGATTGGAATGCTTGCTGGGATCTCAGCAACCTTTGGTTTATCGATTGATCAAAGTTTTCTCAGCACAGTAGTAGGTAGCATCGTTGTTGCAGTAGGTGGAACCTTTACAGGACGCACTATTGTATCAGGACTTCTTAAATTTGTTCCGGGCATTGGGTCGATAGCTGGTGGTGCAATAGCAGCAACTACAGCTGCTTCTATTACAACTGCCTGTGGTGGAGCCTATATAGCTGCATTAGAAATTTTATTTATTCAAAATAACGGTGAGCCTCCCATCTCTCAAGATGTTGAAGAAGCTTTTAAACAGAAGTATGCATGACTTGAAGTAAACACAAT
Encoded here:
- a CDS encoding GTPase domain-containing protein: MAGRTGVGKSTLINAVFQGNFATTGQGRPVTQNTREIKKEEVPLSIFDTRGLEMAEFH